The window ttttaatcttgcATAATCGGAACAGGAAGCAAAATGACCTAGAAAGTCAAGATTCAGGCATATAGCATCCTTATAACAAAGAAACACCCAGTGAATAACAATTTCAATCATTCAACAATATCAAGTGCACAAGTACTACAATTGAAACACAATTTCCGAAAAGAAGTGACAAAAACGTACCTGGTGCATCAATTCTCGCTCCCGCGGAAGGACGAGGAACCTTAAGTTGCACAGAAATTGTTTAAGTGAATCGGGCCAGTATTCCTGTTATACAGATGAATACAATTTAGTAAGTTCTTAATTCAAGTGCATTCATGATACTTGTGCATTTGTAGGCAAATGATACAGGAAGAGAAATCTGACTCTTCTAAATCTTTCCTCTTTCAGCCCCAAGTAATTGACTCTTTCTGTTGTGAAAGACCCATTTATATGGATGGTAACACATAAAAACAAAAGGAATCCATTGGGATAAGAGTCATAGCAGTACAGACCTACTTAACACAAAATAAATACTAAACATGGAAGTATACTGATATATAAGTGATCTACCTAGTGGCCTCTCGCTTCAGAACCCAACCCGTCTATAGTACCAGTGCATTATCTCCAATCCAGCCAGTGTTTGTACCAAAATTGCAACACAAGATCATTAGGATCAGGTTACATAATATAGACAATCGTAGTTCACCGGATACACTGTTGTAGACCTGATTAATGTGGTTTGGATTAAATTCAGTATTTAAGCATCTTCACAGCTTGAACATTATACTAATGCAAAAAACCAATCATAAGATATCTAAATCGCAgctaaagaacaaaataattttggAATTGTTAAATGCTAAGAGTAGTATTAAGTTAAGGAAGAAAAAATTAAAGATCTCAAACCAAAATTATCTAATATCTAACATAGAAGATACAGATAATATCAAAAACAACAATTAGTCGGTAAATTTCGTCGAGGAGGAAGGAGCACCTGAGCAGAACCAGACGGCAACTTCAAGAGAGCCTCCACAGATTCTTTCCGGAGGCAATCCATCCACTGGTCGTCCACCAACTCCCACAACCTATCCTGAGAAGGTTCCAAAAATCGCTACTGAGAAAAACCCTAACAAGGCGCAGTTTCTCCTGAAACAAAGGGAACGGAGACTAGGGTTTCCAAGATGAACCTTGAAGAAATTGACGACGTGGGCGTCGAGGAGGGGCTTGTAGGGGCGGATGAAATCAGCGATGGCGTTCATCCATTCTAGGGTTTCAGCCGCTGTCTCACAAGAATTGCGGCAATGGTGTGCGGCCATCGCCCTCTGCCGCCGTATGCAAGCAATGAGCGAGCGATAGTGGCGATACCGAACAAATATAACCGGCTGCCGAGCAAGCGTTCGGCTCATGTTACGTGGCATGGTTTGGAAGACTAAATCATTTCGTTCCACTCATGTTCCATTGCATGATTCatctttcaaaagcgaatgttgtTCCCTATTCTAAGTAAAATATTGCCACCACCCGTCAGGAACAGAACAATTCAAACTTCGGGGAGCCACACACTCTGAAAAGACCTCCTAAACTTAGGATTTCTGGTAATCGAGAGAATGTTTATGGCCTCCAGTGGGACGAGCGATTCATTCTTGGAAGTCTGCTGCTTCTCCTGAAACGACGATGGTTCCCTGGAAGGGTCTCCTCTTTGCGATCCTGCTAGTAATCGCAACAGCCATCGTTAGCACTTGCCATGCTGCTCGCCTGCTGTCGGAGCCTTCCGTCGACGGGAATGATACATCATCGATAGCCACCTCACTGTCGACGAATTCTTCAGCCACACCAGATTTATCAGCATTGGCAGGAACGTCGCTCCCGGCCGGTCTTCCAAATCTTTCAGAACTGCCACCTGGTACTGATTTAACTGCGTTGGCTAGTTcgcttccggatgaaaccaaagcTAAGTTGGCATCATCGGCGGGGGTGTCGCTGCCGGACATTCCTGATTTGCCGGACCTCTCAGTGAACATACCGGAGTTTGCGATGCCACCAATTACCTCCCCTGTGTTCACTATGTTTGGGCATGAagtccatctgccaaatctctcTTCCATGGTGGGGAATCACTATTGAGAACCtgcatagatttgatgaagtaggATCATATCCCTACTGTGCCCATCCTTGGAGGTTTGTTATTTGTAACAACATCAACTTGTGTGTCTTGTTTTTGTTTGAAGTTTAGCCAAGCAAAATACATGGATGTTTTCATCTGTTTTGTATTCATACATTCGAAGGTGCAATTTCACCAACCATTTACATCATCTTGCTGTGAAGTCCTTGTTGCATGTGATAGTAGATTGCTTGTGTGGTTTAGAAGATCAACAATCTCATGTCATCCTACAAGATGTTCTTCTGTTCTAATCTCCAATTTAGTTTTCTTTCTAGCTCAAAGAAACAATGTTCTATAAATCACCACAAGTATCTTCACAAATAGGAGTTTATCCAATTACAATTGATAGCATTTTTTCCCTTTGAAAACGAATACATGTTTGATATTCATATCCGGAAAACAATTTGTCAAAACTTTACTGTCTTCCGAATATTGTGAATCTTCCAAGGAGTCGTGTCAAAATGAATGGTCTGTATATGATGCGAGAATGAAATGCTTatttttgacatttgagcttaTGATTAGAAGTTTAATGACTCTTTTACATGAAGAAGGGAAAATGGAGAGTCTGATATCGAACACATCTGTATTGTATGGTAGTTTATCCAGTAACACCATATGGTCCGAAGCAAATCACTGTAACACCATGTAGTTCGGAATGAGGCTTCACTTAGCTGACAATACAACATATGATCTGTATGGAATTCGGGTTCGATGATTCATTGACTTGAAATCATCtttcgaatgaaagttttcatgGAGGTAAAAATTATCACAGAAAAATCAAGCATAAAACTGAAAGAAAACAACTTCTATTGTTTGTAAAGTTAAAGCTTTGACTAAGAGACTTAAAACAATGAAGATAGAAGCGTAAAAGAAAGATTATAAGTGCGTGAAAATGCAGATTGTTTCTGGACAACACGTCGGTGCTCTCGGTAGGTTGCGGTCGCTGTTGATTTTCGGTCTCCTCCTTCTCTCCTTTCTGCTAGAACCTCCTCCTGAGGTTTGGACAGCATGCAGGAGTTGAGAACTTCTTGCAGTAGCTAGATGAAGATTTGGGGTGGAGTCTTAGACTATTGGAATGAGAGGAAGAAGGTTGCAACTGGAAGAAATTGGTTGTAGTGATGCAGAATTCTTGCCTCTCTTCTCTTTTCGCTGCTCTGAGGTTGCAAAACTAGGATCGACTAGCTCTTTGCTGAAGGTTCCCTGCGTACCCTTTGTTTTGTAAGGGGAGCGGCTTGTCCTTTTTAGGGTCTTCCTTGTGAGGCATGGCACCTAGAATTCCCTCGTAGGGCTGTCGCACCCTTCTTGCTTGATGGCTGCCCCTCTTTAGGTGAGAGTCATCCTGATCCGAGTCCTATCATGacttggattatggtgagaggaCTGCTATTTCTTAAGCTTGAGCTTTTCTTGACCGAACATGATTGAATGGGATTGAGATCATCCCTAATTAATATATAAGCAACTCAACCATATGTGTGGGCTTGAAGGTCCAAGAAGACAATGCACTGGAGTGTCAGGTAAATCTtaaaagagattcataaaagtaaCAGGTTCTTGATGCCCATGCTGCAACCAACTGCCAAATAATGCAGGCTGATGGATTCAGCTACTGTCACAAACGACAGCAATCTAACTTCAAATGCTTCAAGTCCATGATCATACAGTGTGATTTATGATATTTGCAGGCTTCGGACAAGAGAAATTTCATACCATTCTGAAGTCTAAATTCTACCCACAACCTAACAAAGAAGAATCATACATATGCCCTATGTTTCTCATTTGTGCATTCAGCACTCTTAAAACCATGAAGACCTCTGCTGCCCTTGGCTCTGTAGAATCATCAGAAGAGAAAGAATGAACTTCATTCTTAATTTCAATCCAGCTGCGTGCAGGTTGCTTCCAAACTCCTCTCTCTTTCATCAAAACCCTCACTCTCTCAACTTCAGCCCAACTACCAGCCTCAGCGTGTATGTTTGACAAAAGCACATAATTTGAAGTATTGTGAGGTTCAAATTCAAATAACTTCTCAGCAGCAACATTTGCAACTTCTGGATTCTTATGCATTCGACAGGCACCAAGTAAGGAACCCCATATGCTGGCATTTGCCTTGATTGGCATTCCCTTAACCAGTTTCAATGCTTCTTCTAACCTCCCAGCACGACCTAGCAAGTCAACAACACAAGCATAGTGCTCAGCCACTGGAGTTATTGGGTAGTCCCTAGACATGGAGTAAAAAAGTTCTAATCCATCATCAACCATTCCTGCATGACTGCACGCAGATAAAAGACCAATGAAGGTGACCTCATCGGGAGCAACCCCATTCTTTTTCATTTCCCGAAAGATTGAAATTGCCGCTTTTGCATAACCATTCAAGGCATGGCCAGCAATCAATGAATTCCAGGAAACAAGATCCACGGATACCATCTCATCAAAAACCTGTCTCGCTGTCAAGATCCTTCCACACCTTGCATACATAGTTATCAATGCATTAGCAGCAAAGATATCAATAATATGTCCACTTTTGAGAAGAAGATTGTGGAGTTGAGTTCCAACCTGCAAAGCCACTAGATTAGCACAACCACTGAGAGCACATGCAAATGTAGACCAATCAGGATCCTTCCCTTCCTTTCTCATCATCTTGAAATGCTGGAGTGCCTCCACATAGAACCCATTTTGGATGAACCCAGAGATTACACAATTCCAGGAAACCCTATTCTTTTTTACCATTTCGTGGAAAAATTGAATTGCTTTGTCCATTTGACCATCCTGAGCATAACCTGCAATCATGGTATTCCAAGATACCACATCCTTCTTTGGCATTCTCATAAACAACTTCAAAGCTTCATCCATTCTTCCACATTGTGCATAGCCAGAGATCATTGTATTCCAACAGACAACATCCGGAGTACTGATTTCCCTGAAAATATGATGAGCTTCATCCATCTTCATCCTCTGCACATACCCATTAATCAGTGCAGTTTGTGCCACAACATCTTTAAATGGCATCATATTAAGCAAATTTCTTGCTTCACTGAGCTTCCCAATGCGAACATATCCATCAATCATTGTCGTCCAGGATATCGAGTTCCTCTCTGGCATTTCCATAAACAATTGAGAAGCCTCATCAACTCGCAGACAACGAATATAACCTGCGAGCATCGCATTCCAAGAAACCACATTCTTCTCGGGCATCTGATCAAATATTCTCCTGCCCTCGACGATGCAACCACTCTTGCAGTATCCATTGAGCAGCGTCACCCAAGAGATAACATTTGGGTCTGGAATTCTCCTAAAACACTCGAATGCTGAGACCAAATCTCCAACCCTAACAAAACCCTCGACCATTAAATTCCATGAAACTACATCTTTCTCTGGCATCCGATCAAAGAACTTTGAGCCCATCCCCATCTTCCCGTTCTGCGTATAGCCAGAAAGAACAGAGTTCCAGGAAACCAAATCCTTACACGGCATAGAATCGAGCAACTCAATGGCATCTTCAAATCTACTACTCTTCGCGTAACCCGAGATCATTGCGTTGTAGCAGACCGAGCTCTTCTCCCCAGGCATTCGATCAAAGAGACGCCTGGCCTCCTCCAATTCTCCATTCCGGGTGTAGCACGTGATCATCAAAGTCCACGAAAATACATCTCTCTTGTGCATTCTGTCGAACAGCTCAGCCGCTTCAGCGACGCAGCCATTGTGCGAGTAGCCGGCGATCATGGTGTTCCAAGAAACAAGATTTCTGTAGGGCATTTGATCGAACAGCCGTCGCGCTTCCACGACGCGACCATTCTTCGCGTAAGCTGAGATCATCGAATTGTATGTTACGGTGTTACGGTTCGTCATGCCACGGAAGACGCCGATGGCTTCCTCGATCCTGCCGGACTTTGCGAGCTGCGTTAACTTCAGATTCTGGGTGAACACCAGGCTTCCTCTGCAGCCTATGGCTCTGAGCTGGGAACTCATGCTTTAATCGGCCGCCGAACTATGATCAGAAGCTCAATTTATGACCGTCAATTTATCTCTGCCCGGAG of the Musa acuminata AAA Group cultivar baxijiao chromosome BXJ3-2, Cavendish_Baxijiao_AAA, whole genome shotgun sequence genome contains:
- the LOC103975658 gene encoding pentatricopeptide repeat-containing protein At4g02750-like, encoding MSSQLRAIGCRGSLVFTQNLKLTQLAKSGRIEEAIGVFRGMTNRNTVTYNSMISAYAKNGRVVEARRLFDQMPYRNLVSWNTMIAGYSHNGCVAEAAELFDRMHKRDVFSWTLMITCYTRNGELEEARRLFDRMPGEKSSVCYNAMISGYAKSSRFEDAIELLDSMPCKDLVSWNSVLSGYTQNGKMGMGSKFFDRMPEKDVVSWNLMVEGFVRVGDLVSAFECFRRIPDPNVISWVTLLNGYCKSGCIVEGRRIFDQMPEKNVVSWNAMLAGYIRCLRVDEASQLFMEMPERNSISWTTMIDGYVRIGKLSEARNLLNMMPFKDVVAQTALINGYVQRMKMDEAHHIFREISTPDVVCWNTMISGYAQCGRMDEALKLFMRMPKKDVVSWNTMIAGYAQDGQMDKAIQFFHEMVKKNRVSWNCVISGFIQNGFYVEALQHFKMMRKEGKDPDWSTFACALSGCANLVALQVGTQLHNLLLKSGHIIDIFAANALITMYARCGRILTARQVFDEMVSVDLVSWNSLIAGHALNGYAKAAISIFREMKKNGVAPDEVTFIGLLSACSHAGMVDDGLELFYSMSRDYPITPVAEHYACVVDLLGRAGRLEEALKLVKGMPIKANASIWGSLLGACRMHKNPEVANVAAEKLFEFEPHNTSNYVLLSNIHAEAGSWAEVERVRVLMKERGVWKQPARSWIEIKNEVHSFSSDDSTEPRAAEVFMVLRVLNAQMRNIGHMYDSSLLGCG